The Micromonospora sp. Llam0 genome includes a window with the following:
- a CDS encoding IS701 family transposase has translation MTEFDAGFAWIAGRFGRVEPRRQARSFLLGLLSDVDTRSCWQLAERAGDASPHAMQRLLGEAVWDADAVRDDVRGYVIDAIGDPGGVLILDDTGDLKKGVHTVGVQRQYTGTAGRVENAQVAVYLAYAAPGGHTLIDREVYLPKAWTDDPDRCAAAGVPADVEFATKLVLARRMLTRALDANVPAAWVTADEAYGGDRHLRRGLQARGIGYVLAVAKSHRVTARPVDGPRRADRLAADLPTRAWNRLPAGVGSKGSRYYDWAWIAITAPADETSGRHTLLIRRRISDGELAFYRCWSARLTPLRTLVRVAGTRWSIETCFQTGKAIGLDEPQVRRWHAWHRHVTLVMLAHAILTVIAAREHRDRTAADQTVVALTLPEIRRLFAKLITNTVHPISHWLTWSHWRRRHQARARTSHYRRRDQAIHQPAST, from the coding sequence CTGACGGAGTTCGACGCCGGGTTCGCGTGGATCGCGGGCCGGTTCGGGCGGGTGGAACCGCGCCGGCAGGCCCGCTCGTTCCTGCTCGGGCTGCTGTCGGATGTGGACACCCGATCGTGCTGGCAGTTGGCGGAGCGGGCGGGGGACGCCTCACCGCACGCGATGCAGCGATTGTTGGGTGAGGCGGTGTGGGACGCCGACGCAGTGCGTGACGACGTGCGTGGGTACGTCATCGACGCGATCGGCGACCCGGGCGGGGTACTGATCCTGGACGACACCGGTGATCTGAAGAAGGGCGTACACACCGTCGGGGTGCAGCGGCAGTACACCGGCACGGCGGGGCGGGTGGAGAACGCGCAGGTCGCGGTATACCTCGCCTACGCCGCCCCGGGCGGTCACACGTTGATCGACAGGGAGGTCTACCTGCCCAAGGCATGGACCGACGACCCGGACCGGTGCGCCGCCGCCGGTGTCCCCGCCGATGTCGAGTTCGCGACCAAGCTCGTTCTGGCCCGGCGGATGCTCACCCGTGCCCTCGACGCGAACGTGCCCGCGGCGTGGGTCACCGCGGACGAGGCCTACGGCGGTGACCGGCACCTGCGCCGCGGTCTGCAGGCCAGGGGGATCGGCTACGTCCTGGCCGTGGCGAAGAGCCACCGGGTCACCGCCCGTCCGGTCGACGGCCCACGGCGTGCTGACCGGCTCGCCGCCGACCTGCCCACCCGAGCCTGGAACCGCCTGCCCGCCGGCGTCGGGTCGAAAGGCTCCCGCTACTACGACTGGGCCTGGATCGCCATCACCGCACCCGCCGACGAGACCTCCGGCCGGCACACCCTGCTGATCCGCCGCCGGATCAGCGACGGCGAGTTGGCCTTCTACCGCTGCTGGTCGGCTCGCCTAACTCCGCTGCGCACGCTCGTGCGCGTGGCCGGGACCCGATGGTCGATCGAGACCTGCTTCCAGACCGGTAAGGCCATCGGCTTGGACGAGCCCCAGGTCCGCCGATGGCACGCCTGGCACCGCCACGTCACCCTCGTCATGCTCGCCCACGCGATCCTGACCGTGATCGCAGCCCGCGAACACCGTGACCGCACCGCAGCCGATCAGACAGTGGTCGCGTTGACCCTGCCCGAGATCCGCCGTCTCTTCGCGAAGCTGATCACCAACACCGTCCACCCGATCAGCCACTGGCTGACCTGGTCACACTGGCGGCGTCGACACCAGGCACGCGCCCGGACCAGCCACTACCGCCGCCGCGACCAGGCAATCCATCAACCAGCATCTACATAA
- a CDS encoding DNA-processing protein DprA codes for MDAFRDERIARATLGWLSEPGDAHLRQLLATHGPVESLHMLPMRGLPFVARTEIRHLSGARLWEEAAVAVNHAQRGTGRVVIPADPDWPTGLRDLDGAEPVCLWAQGPAPIPPQATSVTIIGSRASSDYGKHVAADLASQLTTWRWTVVSTGGLGVDGVALRAALVVNGEPVAVLPHGIDQMFPAAHRPLFEHLADKGLLLSAWPPGARPTLQRMRANQSLLATLTAGTVVVEASVRSNALEVVRQAVNRGRVGMVVPGPVTSAISAGCHDLLRAEPRIRPVTNLADILADLALRPQPTAGGADTTGAGNA; via the coding sequence ATGGATGCCTTCCGCGACGAACGGATCGCGCGGGCGACGCTCGGGTGGCTGTCCGAACCCGGCGACGCCCACCTGCGGCAACTGCTGGCCACACACGGGCCGGTCGAGAGCCTCCACATGCTGCCGATGCGGGGCCTGCCGTTCGTTGCTCGGACGGAGATCCGACACCTGTCCGGCGCACGGCTATGGGAAGAGGCTGCGGTCGCCGTGAACCACGCGCAGCGCGGCACCGGACGGGTCGTGATCCCGGCCGATCCAGACTGGCCGACCGGACTCCGTGACCTCGACGGCGCGGAACCGGTGTGTCTGTGGGCGCAAGGACCGGCCCCGATCCCACCGCAGGCGACGTCGGTCACCATCATCGGCTCACGGGCCAGCAGCGACTACGGCAAACACGTAGCCGCTGACCTCGCCAGTCAGCTCACGACGTGGCGCTGGACAGTGGTGTCCACCGGAGGGCTGGGAGTTGACGGTGTTGCCCTGCGGGCCGCGCTCGTCGTGAATGGTGAGCCGGTCGCTGTCCTGCCGCACGGAATCGACCAGATGTTCCCGGCGGCACACCGTCCCCTCTTCGAGCACCTCGCCGACAAGGGGCTGCTACTCAGCGCATGGCCGCCGGGAGCCCGACCCACCCTTCAGCGCATGCGAGCCAACCAGAGCCTGCTGGCCACGCTCACCGCGGGCACGGTCGTGGTCGAGGCGAGCGTTCGCAGCAACGCATTGGAGGTCGTCCGGCAAGCCGTCAACCGGGGCCGCGTCGGCATGGTCGTGCCTGGCCCGGTCACATCCGCCATATCGGCCGGCTGCCACGACCTGCTGCGCGCCGAACCGCGTATCCGACCGGTCACGAACCTGGCCGACATCCTCGCCGACCTCGCCCTCAGACCGCAGCCGACAGCCGGGGGCGCGGATACGACCGGTGCCGGGAACGCCTGA
- a CDS encoding tyrosine-type recombinase/integrase, protein MGVREELLEGCGGLPQLGEVVATGRGSLPFALVDAAGAEVEVVSGFLRDLSLSDCSPLTVRSYAMDLLRWWRILVALQVDWQQATADEVAVMVGWLRSAPNPQRRPTADHAAVNPRTGKPLLRAGYAPATINHALSVVSAFYTFHAQHGRGPVVNPVPVSFRRRALLSHRSPMEPVPVVRRAPLRQKQPDAPPRAIPDPLWDELFAALACVRDQALMALFVSSAARASELLGLTGDRIDWAGQRFWVVSKGSRLVEPVPASPQALTLLALYLDEAGLPAPGQPVWRTLRGEPRALSYWALRRMLQRVNTRLGTNWTFHDLRHTAATRMANDPALTLPQVQTILRHRNIADTLRYVRTDIDELFSRLQQHFRRPRVEQMRPAAGYTAEDVAVVFGG, encoded by the coding sequence ATGGGTGTACGCGAGGAGTTGTTGGAGGGCTGTGGTGGGCTGCCGCAGTTGGGCGAGGTGGTGGCTACCGGTCGCGGTTCGCTGCCGTTCGCGTTGGTTGACGCCGCCGGTGCTGAAGTGGAGGTGGTCAGCGGGTTTCTTCGGGATTTGTCGCTGTCGGACTGTAGCCCGTTGACGGTCCGCTCATATGCGATGGATCTGCTGCGCTGGTGGCGGATCCTGGTCGCGTTGCAGGTCGACTGGCAGCAGGCGACGGCGGACGAGGTCGCGGTGATGGTGGGCTGGCTACGCAGCGCGCCGAACCCGCAGCGGCGCCCGACGGCGGACCATGCGGCGGTCAATCCGAGGACCGGCAAGCCGCTGCTGCGGGCGGGGTATGCGCCGGCCACGATCAATCACGCGTTGTCGGTGGTGTCGGCGTTCTACACGTTCCATGCCCAGCATGGTCGAGGGCCAGTGGTCAACCCTGTGCCGGTGTCGTTTCGGCGGAGGGCGTTGTTGTCGCATCGCAGCCCGATGGAGCCGGTGCCGGTGGTGCGGCGGGCACCGCTGCGGCAGAAGCAGCCCGATGCTCCGCCGCGGGCGATCCCAGATCCGTTGTGGGATGAGTTGTTCGCGGCGCTGGCGTGTGTGCGGGATCAGGCGCTGATGGCGCTGTTCGTGTCGTCAGCGGCGCGGGCCAGCGAACTGCTCGGGCTGACTGGTGATCGGATCGACTGGGCCGGTCAACGCTTCTGGGTGGTGTCGAAAGGGTCGCGGCTGGTGGAACCAGTGCCGGCGTCGCCGCAGGCGTTGACGCTGTTGGCGTTGTACTTGGACGAGGCGGGGTTGCCCGCACCGGGGCAGCCGGTATGGCGGACCCTGCGCGGCGAGCCACGCGCGCTGTCGTACTGGGCTCTGCGGCGGATGTTGCAGCGGGTCAACACGCGGCTGGGCACCAACTGGACGTTTCATGACCTGAGGCACACGGCGGCCACCCGGATGGCCAACGACCCGGCACTGACGTTGCCGCAGGTGCAGACGATCCTTCGGCACCGCAACATCGCCGACACCCTGCGCTATGTGCGTACCGACATCGACGAGTTGTTCAGTCGGTTGCAGCAGCACTTCCGCCGACCCCGGGTAGAGCAGATGCGTCCGGCGGCCGGGTACACGGCCGAGGACGTGGCGGTGGTGTTCGGTGGCTGA
- a CDS encoding M23 family metallopeptidase: MTSRVIALIVSIVVGVVFLCVAGPLALTGAASGCSVVTTPSGTTDRYDAKQLHHAQVIVTVGARLGVPVRGQVIAIATALQESGLRNLGHLGDRNDHDSLGLFQQRPSQGWGTPAQIMDPEYAAEAFYRKLVTVPGWQTMPLTVAAQAVQRSAYPDAYAKWENDATVLVGLVSGQPAGPGGPGEQCISIGGWMKPVQGIFVSGFRTDSRPGHDGVDIAAPKGTPIHAAASGLVIRVVCNAYLVTGSPYSCDVDGHPVNVRGCGMLTAPTIRELHVYPSWTLARSLIDVRGSSDGSGRCDGCTRGVVGGLWWAAAVGRGGGYRSRFAAVRVG; the protein is encoded by the coding sequence GTGACCAGCCGCGTCATCGCCCTGATCGTTTCCATCGTCGTCGGCGTCGTGTTCCTGTGCGTCGCCGGCCCGCTCGCCCTCACCGGTGCCGCGTCAGGCTGCTCCGTGGTCACCACCCCGAGCGGCACCACCGACCGCTACGACGCCAAACAGCTGCACCACGCGCAGGTCATCGTCACCGTCGGCGCCCGCCTCGGCGTCCCCGTCCGCGGGCAGGTCATCGCGATCGCCACCGCACTGCAGGAAAGCGGGTTACGCAACCTCGGTCACCTCGGCGACCGCAACGACCACGACTCCCTCGGCCTGTTCCAGCAACGACCAAGCCAAGGCTGGGGCACCCCCGCACAGATCATGGACCCCGAGTACGCGGCAGAGGCGTTCTACCGCAAACTCGTCACCGTCCCCGGTTGGCAGACGATGCCGCTGACCGTTGCCGCCCAAGCGGTGCAACGCTCGGCATATCCCGACGCCTACGCCAAATGGGAAAACGACGCGACCGTCCTCGTCGGGCTCGTCTCCGGCCAACCGGCCGGCCCAGGCGGGCCCGGCGAGCAGTGCATCAGCATCGGCGGCTGGATGAAGCCCGTCCAGGGGATATTCGTATCCGGATTCCGGACCGACAGCCGACCCGGCCACGACGGTGTCGACATCGCCGCACCCAAAGGCACCCCGATCCACGCCGCCGCTTCCGGACTGGTCATCCGGGTTGTCTGCAACGCGTACCTGGTCACCGGATCACCGTACTCCTGCGACGTGGACGGCCACCCGGTCAACGTCCGAGGCTGCGGCATGTTGACTGCACCAACGATCCGTGAGCTGCACGTGTATCCGTCATGGACTCTCGCTCGTTCCCTCATCGATGTTCGCGGTTCGAGTGATGGGAGCGGGCGCTGCGATGGGTGTACGCGAGGAGTTGTTGGAGGGCTGTGGTGGGCTGCCGCAGTTGGGCGAGGTGGTGGCTACCGGTCGCGGTTCGCTGCCGTTCGCGTTGGTTGA
- a CDS encoding DUF4192 domain-containing protein encodes MSEKDQIRVKDRNDLIAAVPYLLGFPPEDSLVCVVVDDDRIRFLARLDLSVAAEGPELPEATSHLAELLARYGQQAIILGYGTPDRVGPVAELLRAALLAANVELFDAIRVTDDRYYCLNCDGECPPEGIAYNPSTSTLPAEATYEGIAPMPSRTALEDLIAPITGPRREAMRTASLAAFQRLHTMLFNSAATRADVTDGESSGSPAHVLQNGVEAVQQAIGVAARGELLSDDAAAWLTAVLTIPEVRDHAWRAIDGSEPHRRLWIDVTRRAILEATAAPACLLAIAAYLGGDGALANIAVYRSLQADPGYSLARLLHGSLIAGVAPQVWRDATIGTTD; translated from the coding sequence GTGTCCGAGAAAGACCAGATTCGGGTCAAGGACCGTAACGATCTCATCGCCGCTGTTCCCTACCTCCTCGGCTTCCCTCCAGAGGACAGCCTGGTATGCGTCGTCGTCGACGACGACAGGATCCGATTCCTCGCGCGACTCGACCTCTCGGTCGCAGCCGAGGGGCCAGAGTTGCCGGAGGCGACATCCCACCTCGCCGAGCTGCTCGCACGGTACGGCCAACAGGCGATCATCCTCGGGTACGGCACACCCGACCGCGTCGGCCCCGTCGCCGAACTGCTCCGTGCGGCGCTGCTCGCCGCGAACGTCGAACTGTTCGACGCGATACGAGTCACCGACGACCGCTACTACTGCCTGAACTGTGACGGCGAATGCCCACCGGAAGGGATTGCGTACAACCCCTCGACAAGCACACTCCCCGCTGAAGCGACGTACGAGGGCATCGCCCCGATGCCGAGCCGCACAGCGCTGGAAGACCTCATCGCGCCGATCACCGGACCACGCCGAGAGGCGATGCGAACAGCCAGCCTGGCGGCATTCCAACGGCTCCACACCATGCTGTTCAACAGCGCCGCAACCCGCGCCGACGTGACCGACGGAGAGTCGTCCGGATCACCGGCACACGTCCTACAGAACGGCGTCGAGGCCGTGCAGCAGGCCATCGGAGTCGCCGCTCGCGGCGAGCTCCTGTCGGACGACGCTGCCGCATGGCTCACCGCGGTACTCACGATTCCCGAGGTTCGCGACCACGCCTGGAGAGCGATCGACGGCAGCGAACCGCATCGTCGACTGTGGATCGATGTCACTCGACGGGCGATCCTCGAGGCGACTGCGGCGCCCGCCTGCCTGCTCGCGATTGCCGCCTACCTCGGCGGCGACGGAGCTCTGGCGAACATCGCCGTTTACCGGTCGCTGCAAGCCGACCCGGGGTACTCGCTCGCACGGCTGCTCCATGGCTCGTTGATCGCCGGTGTCGCGCCCCAGGTGTGGCGGGACGCGACCATCGGGACGACTGACTGA
- a CDS encoding ImmA/IrrE family metallo-endopeptidase: MAKKKATVTSGRDDERAELLVKFKADFDARLARMAAEPTQWIEFIDHVATFGAQYSLGNQILLLVQAEERGIEPRYFLPYGNKDGSTGWKAQKRFVREGESAFKIWAPVRRRPTEEQASEWAAAGRKVKRDPSGRPAVQVVGFRLANTFELSQTDGEPFEPPTVLTRRRVQNRGKVGPQLLTGDDPTGAFEDLVTLITDEGYAFELTAPYTGRLGTANGVTVRGTGIRMVQVRDDVAPAQRIKTTLHELAHIRCGHLDDATARGNLHRGRYETEAESVAHIVLRALGMDTSAYSDAYVFGWADGDMDLVKECAETVLRVAKKILLDLTPADDVTDPTRAEPGEAEVAGFALAGTAAAHGRAS, from the coding sequence ATGGCCAAGAAAAAGGCAACGGTCACGAGCGGCCGCGACGACGAGCGCGCCGAACTCCTGGTGAAGTTCAAAGCGGACTTCGACGCCCGGCTGGCGCGAATGGCTGCCGAGCCGACGCAGTGGATCGAGTTCATCGACCACGTCGCCACGTTCGGCGCTCAGTACAGCCTCGGCAACCAGATCCTGCTCCTGGTCCAGGCCGAGGAGCGCGGTATCGAGCCGCGCTACTTCCTGCCCTACGGCAACAAGGACGGATCAACCGGCTGGAAGGCCCAGAAACGGTTCGTCCGCGAAGGCGAGTCTGCGTTCAAGATCTGGGCGCCGGTCCGGCGCCGACCGACAGAGGAGCAGGCCAGCGAATGGGCAGCCGCTGGACGCAAGGTCAAGCGGGACCCGTCCGGACGTCCAGCCGTTCAGGTGGTCGGGTTCCGATTGGCCAACACCTTCGAACTGTCGCAGACCGATGGCGAGCCGTTCGAGCCGCCCACCGTGCTGACGCGCCGGCGCGTCCAGAACCGCGGCAAGGTCGGCCCCCAGTTGTTGACCGGGGACGATCCGACGGGTGCCTTCGAGGACCTCGTCACGCTGATCACCGACGAGGGGTACGCCTTCGAGCTCACAGCGCCGTACACCGGTCGCCTCGGCACAGCAAACGGCGTCACGGTCCGCGGTACGGGGATCCGGATGGTGCAGGTCCGCGATGATGTCGCCCCAGCGCAGCGGATCAAGACCACCCTGCACGAGTTGGCGCACATCCGCTGCGGACACCTCGACGACGCCACCGCTCGGGGGAACCTGCATCGTGGCCGGTACGAGACCGAGGCCGAAAGCGTCGCGCACATCGTGCTGCGGGCGCTGGGGATGGACACCTCGGCCTACAGCGACGCCTACGTGTTCGGGTGGGCCGACGGTGACATGGACCTGGTCAAGGAGTGCGCCGAGACAGTCCTGCGGGTCGCCAAGAAGATCCTGCTCGACCTCACGCCTGCCGACGACGTGACGGACCCGACGCGGGCCGAGCCCGGCGAGGCCGAAGTGGCCGGGTTCGCGCTGGCCGGTACGGCAGCGGCTCACGGGCGGGCCTCGTGA